One region of Candidatus Methanoplasma cognatum genomic DNA includes:
- a CDS encoding InlB B-repeat-containing protein, translating into MMSALLIASEGTEADPADVYADTVQELSDAMINAFEDTNIFLTEDFADDLELNGTIQIILPSTHDYNITICGGTALTAKTGERHFDIVNNGTGTIRFEDVKLTNDSKVPNTGGMQLQGGNYEFANCSFTDLTRTSVTFNGNRNDASFVDCTFSDNVNRAIVLRGGQSADVAEYDLRNCLFLKNSVTGSTNSDEGGAAIHAKGSYFSLSIDDCAFIENRSVGTMQAISSAGANKRMDGGALYINAADGNTGALLNIHNSYFEKNFAQDDGGAILVEGTQTFTSIRSSISNCTFYDNTVAGAHYGGSMFGLTAAVTDGAGGAINYFGLTESEVTHCTFYNNGVTGAYPAGVNPTLKYGSTGGGGAIAVDTGNYGTDIEHLPPMPKLTNNIFVGNYVLYPASQSNINTINGLSGNVLGDMLERSRTGNVFVLPLCDADFQGVLLGMDPRMLENNGNIGYDNGNHDTYGNPKTNHYYHTTGSSGYSNGISSTEGILVKNIFAHYNGTANRGDPNTAISTEYGDYVGAEGSVTKKKCFIVSPTSNELYRDGSVPYVVEIPYDALGNKRDTFPNAGAVEIFWTMFNPGAGADWTDAVPTEIENPDNSGEVYEVIQSLNFGTNNSYYVMTAVGIPDVPSGDLIAMPRSAIEHSSPDYGFLGWRSSVPDLDWIGYAQWAADNGYVEISVQEFLGSHPLTDLPADAFPLYQPGDIIHSAKQTLTAEWQQDLYRVDFDLNYDAVPNWYNSPEPGKEAPRLNVAAGSTIAAPVEPQRTDHAFGGWHTDAGCSQVWDFDSDAVTADIVLYAKWAILTYSVIYHSDGAGSGAAPADPGSPYAIWSQVTVLGKGTLNRTNFTFEGWSTVPGDSSAVYAEGDTFVISGDVDLYPVWTYVPGGGTAPATFYIYSSADDGSYIDPLGTVSVKEGGSAAFTFSARQGYDIKAVFIDGEERPELPGAGSYTFNNVIRDHYISVISAAPETVVPEDMEGGGKWSPLNLICAVIALAAGAIGIVAGRNRSVEDEKTRRSRSAAALRVLGLLTGIMAIVVFFLTEDWTLPPSAVDEWTLLMFVLLVASIFATLVSFRFDRAGEE; encoded by the coding sequence ATGATGTCGGCCCTTCTGATAGCATCGGAGGGAACGGAAGCCGATCCGGCCGATGTGTACGCGGACACGGTGCAGGAACTTTCGGACGCTATGATCAACGCATTCGAAGATACGAACATCTTCCTGACAGAGGACTTCGCTGACGATCTGGAGCTTAACGGCACCATACAGATAATACTCCCTTCCACACACGACTATAACATTACCATATGCGGCGGTACGGCGCTGACAGCAAAAACAGGCGAACGGCATTTCGATATCGTCAATAACGGCACGGGCACCATAAGGTTCGAAGATGTGAAACTCACGAACGATTCCAAAGTGCCGAATACCGGCGGCATGCAGCTGCAGGGAGGGAACTATGAGTTCGCAAACTGCTCGTTCACTGACCTTACAAGAACGTCAGTGACCTTCAACGGGAACAGGAACGACGCCTCCTTTGTTGATTGTACCTTCAGCGACAATGTCAACAGAGCGATAGTTCTGAGGGGCGGCCAGTCTGCGGATGTCGCCGAATATGATCTCAGAAACTGCCTGTTCCTGAAAAACAGCGTCACCGGCTCCACCAACAGCGACGAGGGCGGCGCGGCAATACATGCGAAGGGCTCGTATTTCAGCCTCAGCATCGACGACTGCGCATTCATTGAGAACAGATCCGTCGGAACGATGCAGGCGATCTCTTCGGCGGGCGCAAACAAAAGGATGGACGGCGGCGCTCTGTACATCAACGCCGCCGACGGCAACACCGGCGCCTTACTGAACATCCATAACTCATATTTCGAGAAGAATTTCGCACAGGATGACGGCGGCGCGATACTTGTCGAAGGGACGCAGACCTTTACCAGCATAAGGAGCAGCATCTCAAACTGCACATTCTACGACAACACCGTCGCCGGGGCGCATTACGGAGGGTCCATGTTTGGTCTCACCGCCGCGGTCACCGACGGTGCGGGCGGCGCGATAAACTATTTCGGACTGACCGAATCGGAGGTCACACACTGTACATTCTACAACAACGGGGTGACAGGCGCATATCCGGCGGGAGTGAATCCCACCCTCAAGTATGGGAGCACAGGAGGAGGCGGCGCGATCGCCGTCGATACGGGCAACTACGGAACAGACATCGAACATCTTCCCCCGATGCCGAAATTGACCAACAATATCTTTGTCGGGAACTATGTGCTTTATCCCGCTTCCCAATCGAATATCAATACCATCAACGGCCTTTCCGGTAATGTGCTCGGCGACATGCTGGAGCGTTCGAGGACAGGTAACGTCTTCGTCCTCCCCCTTTGTGACGCTGATTTCCAAGGGGTCCTGCTCGGAATGGATCCCCGTATGCTTGAGAACAACGGGAACATAGGCTATGACAACGGCAACCATGATACCTACGGCAACCCGAAAACAAACCACTATTACCACACCACAGGGTCAAGCGGGTACAGTAACGGGATCAGCTCGACCGAGGGGATACTTGTCAAGAACATATTTGCACATTACAACGGCACCGCCAACAGAGGAGATCCGAACACCGCGATATCTACGGAGTACGGAGACTATGTCGGGGCGGAAGGCAGTGTCACGAAGAAAAAGTGTTTCATCGTGAGCCCAACATCCAATGAGCTGTACCGCGACGGGTCCGTACCGTACGTGGTGGAGATCCCCTATGACGCGCTGGGAAATAAGCGGGATACGTTCCCCAATGCCGGAGCGGTCGAGATATTCTGGACCATGTTCAACCCCGGCGCCGGCGCCGATTGGACGGACGCTGTGCCGACTGAGATAGAAAATCCGGACAATTCGGGCGAGGTCTATGAAGTGATACAAAGCCTGAACTTCGGCACGAACAACAGCTACTATGTGATGACCGCCGTCGGCATACCGGATGTCCCTTCGGGGGACCTTATCGCGATGCCGCGCTCGGCGATAGAGCATTCTTCCCCCGACTACGGATTCCTGGGATGGCGCAGCAGCGTACCGGACCTGGACTGGATCGGCTATGCACAATGGGCGGCCGATAACGGTTATGTCGAAATATCTGTCCAGGAATTCCTGGGCAGCCATCCTCTCACCGATCTGCCTGCGGACGCGTTCCCTCTTTATCAGCCCGGGGACATAATTCACTCGGCAAAACAGACACTGACGGCAGAGTGGCAGCAGGACCTTTACAGAGTGGATTTCGACCTCAACTACGACGCCGTGCCCAATTGGTATAACTCACCCGAACCGGGGAAGGAGGCGCCGAGGCTGAATGTTGCCGCAGGAAGCACAATTGCGGCGCCTGTTGAGCCGCAGCGGACGGACCATGCGTTCGGAGGCTGGCATACGGATGCGGGATGCTCCCAGGTCTGGGATTTTGATTCCGACGCCGTCACGGCAGATATCGTCCTTTATGCCAAGTGGGCGATCCTGACCTACAGCGTCATTTATCACAGCGACGGAGCCGGCAGCGGCGCCGCTCCGGCCGATCCCGGCAGCCCCTACGCAATATGGTCGCAGGTAACGGTCCTTGGAAAGGGTACGCTGAATAGGACGAATTTCACCTTTGAAGGGTGGAGTACGGTCCCCGGCGATTCTTCCGCCGTGTATGCGGAGGGTGATACGTTCGTCATCAGCGGAGATGTGGACCTGTATCCCGTCTGGACGTACGTTCCCGGCGGGGGCACCGCGCCCGCAACATTCTACATCTATTCGAGTGCCGATGACGGATCGTACATAGACCCGCTGGGTACCGTGAGCGTCAAGGAAGGCGGCAGTGCGGCGTTCACCTTCTCCGCCAGACAGGGATATGATATTAAAGCGGTCTTCATCGACGGAGAGGAACGACCGGAGCTTCCCGGCGCCGGTTCGTATACTTTCAACAATGTCATTAGAGATCACTACATATCCGTCATATCCGCCGCTCCGGAGACGGTCGTCCCGGAGGATATGGAAGGTGGAGGAAAATGGTCCCCCTTGAACCTGATATGCGCCGTGATCGCATTGGCGGCAGGCGCGATAGGGATCGTTGCGGGCAGGAACCGGTCCGTCGAAGACGAAAAGACGCGCAGGTCCAGGTCGGCAGCGGCGCTCAGGGTGCTCGGCCTGCTTACCGGGATCATGGCGATCGTAGTGTTCTTCCTGACAGAGGATTGGACGCTGCCGCCGTCGGCTGTGGACGAGTGGACACTGCTGATGTTCGTTCTGCTCGTTGCGTCCATATTCGCAACCCTCGTCAGCTTCCGTTTTGACAGGGCAGGGGAAGAGTGA